The Raphanus sativus cultivar WK10039 chromosome 2, ASM80110v3, whole genome shotgun sequence genome includes a region encoding these proteins:
- the LOC108843578 gene encoding protein SICKLE, with the protein MEDAEKRKEMLKAMRMEAATAEHNDGSTEAETSMNTSHLSNPLADASFHQQESYDKPRFDYYTDPMAAYSSFKRNKSPKQQYISSPSHQMSPPVPQFPPSVPGSVGNDYQAHPNHGGFQEAHYGGDNQHTQPRGMAPSYRGPPAPWNNNFRPPPPVNHLGPPQWVPRPYPFSQGNHDMGNNRYGGRGPRGGGYNNTPPQFPHYGRQNSNWAGNTYPNSGRGRGRGGGGRGMNTNFGRGGGRGPMEQGAERFYSNSMAEDPWKHLKPVLWKSFSDASSSYPTDQAWRPNSIAPKKPMISEASHKPSNNQQSLAEYLAASLDEATCDDPSN; encoded by the exons ATGGAAGAtgcagagaaaagaaaagaaatgttaAAAGCAATGCGGATGGAAGCTGCTACGGCTGAACATAATGATGGTTCTACAGAGGCTGAAACCTCTATGAACACAAGTCACCTCTCAAATCCCTTGGCTGATGCATCCTTTCACCAGCAGGAATCGTATGATAAGCCAAGGTTTGATTATTACACCGACCCGATGGCCGCTTATTCTAGTTTCAAGAGGAACAAGAGCCCTAAGCAACAATACATCTCATCTCCTAGTCATCAAATGAGCCCTCCTGTACCGCAGTTTCCACCGTCTGTTCCAG GATCTGTGGGGAATGACTATCAGGCACATCCCAATCATGGCGGTTTTCAAGAAGCTCATTACGGTGGTGATAATCAGCATACCCAACCAAGAGGGATGGCACCCTCGTACAGAGGTCCACCCGCCCCTTGGAATAACAACTTTAGGCCTCCACCACCAGTTAACCATTTAGGTCCACCTCAATGGGTACCTCGCCCTTATCCATTCTCTCAGGGAAACCATGATATGGGGAATAACAGATATGGTGGTCGAGGTCCTCGAGGAGGCGGCTATAACAATACCCCTCCACAATTTCCCCATTACGGACGACAAAATTCTAACTGGGCTGGAAACACATATCCTAAttcaggaagaggaagaggaagaggcgGGGGAGGACGCGGTATGAACACAAACTTTGGGCGAGGTGGAGGAAGAGGACCTATGGAACAAGGTGCAGAACGATTTTACTCCAACTCCATGGCTGAAGATCCATGGAAGCATCTTAAGCCAGTCTTATGGAAGAGCTTCTCAGATGCTTCAAGCAGCTACCCAACAGATCAAGCCTGGCGTCCCAATTCTATAGCACCAAAGAAACCTATGATATCAGAAGCTTCCCACAAACCTAGCAATAATCAACAGAGCCTTGCTGAGTACCTTGCTGCTTCTCTAGATGAGGCTACGTGCGATGACCCAAGCAATTGA
- the LOC108841656 gene encoding serine/threonine-protein kinase CTR1 isoform X1, which produces MPHRTTYFFPRQFPDRGFDPFSHKTDDHDKKSSPSSVESFGFESNKPNKEKKKEEEEDLFSSSTFSKSSAVSDLLNGLSDDRISEKKQQQQHLAAFYEWLAEKKAKLSRSSANATTAAGGHVRPTRVSMSSEGDEEREHLLPSSSSSAADSPDSIVAAAASSATSARAVNINERSIDRSFDREVSLPRMSSESSFAGSFFSGTTVDGNFSSFSSPTEARETSTTARVSVTKEEEREGEVNRDHESKEQTLAQKSKEGYYLQVTLARRLSSQANLGGDSVQIQSTETISYRFWVSGCLSYSDKISDGFYSILGMDPYLWLMCNDSEEGKKLPSLVLLKETEPSDTSMEVVLIDRREDSRLKEMEDKAHELYCASENMLVLVEQLGRLVAVYMGGNFQMEQGDLQKRWKLVSNRLKEFRKCIILPIGSLTMGLCRHRAILFKKLADYIGLPCRIARGCRYCKENHQSCCLVKIDDDRKLSREYVVDLIGKPGNVHDPDSSINGGTHCQFSSPLRMSHLTEVSSPCMRSTSPCYTDSKPSCALSESIQGYVHKDIELPDIAETICCAHVEQVCFAKASSVVSTESIVRAALPALDIPKLGEDKIASQETRKEETTLSEDPVENSVIKQGNGDLPVETEIPAEAETTRKDKKGRLPVDAISPFLSIEPSLASDWLEISWDELHIKERVGAGSFGTVHRAEWHGSDVAVKILSIQDFHDDQFREFLREVAIMKRVRHPNVVLFMGAVTDRTRLSIVTEYLPRGSLFRLIHRPASGELLDHRRRLRMALDVAKGLNYLHCLNPPVVHWDLKSPNLLVDKNWTVKVCDFGLSRFKANTFIPSKSVAGTPEWMAPEFLRGEPTNEKSDVYSFGVVLWELITLQQPWNGLSPAQVVGAVAFQNRRLVIPPNTSPVLVSLMEACWADEPAQRPAFGGIVDTLKKLLKSPVQLIQMGGDKGVEAEKRASLHIGPLNVLNKGCRVIIEGHLTRLLRNKSQQQASSQV; this is translated from the exons ATGCCTCACCGCACGACTTACTTCTTCCCCCGGCAGTTTCCGGATCGTGGTTTCGATCCCTTTTCTCACAAGACCGATGATCACGACAAGAAGTCTTCACCATCCTCCGTGGAGAGTTTTGGTTTCGAGAGTAATAAACCtaacaaggagaagaagaaggaggaagaggaggatcTGTTCTCTTCCTCTACGTTTTCCAAAAGCTCTGCCGTCTCGGATCTCTTGAACGGTCTCTCCGATGATCGCATCTCGGagaagaagcagcagcagcagcatctCGCGGCGTTCTACGAGTGGCTCGCGGAGAAGAAGGCTAAACTCTCTCGCTCCTCTGCCAACGCCACCACCGCAGCGGGAGGACACGTGAGGCCCACGCGTGTGTCTATGTCAAGCGAAGGTGATGAGGAGAGAGAGCATCTGCTTCCTTCGTCGTCCTCCTCGGCTGCTGATTCGCCTGATTCGATCGTCGCGGCGGCGGCGTCTTCTGCTACTTCTGCAAGGGCGGTGAACATTAACGAAAGGAGCATTGACCGGAGCTTCGACAGGGAGGTTTCGCTTCCGAGAATGTCGAGCGAGAGTAGCTTCGCCGGGAGTTTCTTCTCCGGGACGACGGTGGACGGGAACTTCTCGAGTTTCTCGAGTCCGACAGAAGCGAGGGAAACCTCGACGACTGCACGTGTGTCCGTGACAAAGGAGGAGGAACGAGAAGGTGAGGTTAATAGAGATCATGAGAGCAAAGAGCAAACCCTAGCGCAGAAGTCAAAGGAAGGCTATTACTTGCAGGTCACGCTTGCGAGGAGGCTAAGCTCTCAAGCTAATCTTGGTGGTGACTCTGTTCAGATACAGAGCACAGAGACTATCTCTTACCGTTTCtgg gTGAGTGGTTGTTTATCATACAGTGACAAGATATCAGATGGGTTTTACAGCATACTAGGGATGGATCCGTATCTTTGGTTAATGTGTAACGATTCTGAAGAAGGAAAAAAACTACCATCTCTTGTGCTACTCAAGGAGACTGAGCCTAGCGATACATCAATGGAAGTGGTTTTGATAGACAGACGTGAAGATTCTCGTCTTAAAGAAATGGAGGACAAGGCACATGAGCTCTACTGTGCTTCTGAAAACATGTTAGTACTCGTGGAGCAGCTTGGCAGACTCGTTGCTGTTTACATGGG AGGGAACTTCCAGATGGAGCAAGGTGATCTACAGAAGAGATGGAAACTGGTTAGCAATAGACTCAAGGAGTTTCGGAAATGTATTATTCTTCCTATTGGTAGTCTAACCATGGGGCTGTGTCGGCACCGTGCCATCCTATTTAAG AAACTGGCTGATTACATTGGTTTACCATGTCGGATAGCTAGAGGTTGCAGGTACTGTAAAGAGAACCACCAGTCTTGTTGCCTTGTCAAGATCGACGATGACAGGAAGCTTTCAAG GGAATATGTTGTTGACCTCATCGGGAAACCAGGAAATGTCCACGATCCAGACTCTTCTATCAACGGTGGAACACATTGTCAGTTTTCTTCACCTCTTCGGATGAGTCACCTTACAGAAGTTTCAAGCCCTTGCATGCGTAGCACGTCTCCTTGTTACACTGACTCAAAACCTTCATGCGCTCTTTCTGAAAGCATTCAAGGCTATGTACACAAAGACATTGAGTTGCCCGACATTGCAGAGACAATATGTTGTGCTCATGTTGAACAAGTTTGCTTCGCTAAAGCGTCTTCAGTGGTCTCGACGGAATCTATTGTTCGAGCTGCTCTACCCGCTCTTGATATACCAAAACTCGGTGAAGACAAGATTGCCTCGCAAGAAACTCGCAAAGAGGAGACAACTCTGTCAGAAGATCCAGTTGAGAACAGTGTCATCAAGCAGGGGAATGGAGATTTACCAGTTGAGACAGAGATACCAGCTGAAGCTGAGACGACTCGAAAAGATAAAAAAGGAAGGTTACCTGTTGATGCTATCTCGCCATTCTTGAGTATTGAGCCTTCTTTGGCATCAGACTGGCTTGAGATCTCGTGGGATGAGTTGCATATCAAAGAGCGTGTGGGTGCTGGTTCATTTGGAACTGTTCATCGCGCTGAGTGGCATGGATCA GATGTCGCtgtcaaaattttatctattcaAGACTTCCATGATGACCAGTTCAGAGAGTTTCTAAGAGAG GTTGCAATAATGAAACGTGTGCGTCACCCAAATGTTGTTCTATTCATGGGTGCTGTCACAGATCGAACCCGTTTGTCGATAGTAACAGAGTATTTGCCAAG GGGCAGTCTTTTTAGGCTCATTCATAGGCCAGCATCTGGAGAGTTGCTAGATCATAGGAGGAGGCTACGTATGGCGTTGGATgtg GCAAAAGGGCTCAACTACCTACACTGTCTTAATCCTCCTGTAGTGCATTGGGACCTGAAATCACCAAATCTACTGGTTGATAAGAACTGGACAGTTAAG GTTTGCGATTTTGGACTGTCAAGATTCAAGGCAAACACTTTCATACCATCAAAATCTGTTGCAGGAACA CCTGAGTGGATGGCTCCGGAGTTTCTTAGAGGGGAGCCGACAAATGAAAAATCAGATGTTTACAGTTTTGGAGTTGTCCTATGGGAGTTGATTACTCTGCAGCAGCCTTGGAATGGGCTCAGTCCTGCTCAG GTGGTTGGAGCTGTAGCATTCCAGAACAGGAGGCTTGTAATCCCTCCCAATACATCTCCTGTTTTGGTGTCTCTAATGGAAGCTTGCTGGGCAGATGAGCCGGCTCAGCGGCCAGCATTTGGTGGCATTGTGGACACACTGAAGAAGCTACTAAAGTCTCCAGTGCAGCTGATCCAAATGGGTGGAGACAAAGGG GTGGAAGCAGAGAAAAGAGCATCCCTACACATAGGTCCTTTAAATGTGTTAAACAAAGGGTGCAGAGTCATTATAGAAGGTCATTTAACAAGATTGTTAAGAAATAAATCACAACAACAAGCATCATCCCAAGTTTGA
- the LOC108841659 gene encoding GATA transcription factor 25 — MFGHHTQPEINPNQIGSSSAAVGEDHVSASATSAGHIPYEDMEDIPHPDSIYAASDLIPDGSHLVPHRSEGSELLGSRPMEGANQLTISFRGQVYVFDAVGPEKVDAVLSLLGGSTELSSVQQGMELAQQNHMPAVVEYQNRYSHPQRAQSLDRFRKKRNARCFEKKVRYGVRQEVALRMARNKGQFTSAKMNDGAYNSGTDQDSAQDDSRPEILCTHCGISSSCTPMMRRGPSGPRTLCNACGLFWTNRGTLRDLSKRTEENQMAIRPPVEGGSGADANNSNCEPATVEGHAAFANGDQSSMLGNH; from the exons ATGTTTGGTCACCACACCCAACCGGAGATCAACCCTAATCAGATCGGCAGCAGCTCCGCCGCCGTTGGCGAAGACCACGTCTCCGCCTCCGCGACCTCCGCTGGTCACATTCCTTACGAAGATATGGAAGATATCCCTCATCCCGATTCCATCTACGCTGCCTCCGATTTGATCCCGGATGGCTCTCACTTGGTTCCTCACCGATCCGAGGGCTCTGAATTGCTAGGTTCTCGGCCGATGGAGGGAGCTAATCAGCTAACGATCTCGTTCCGTGGCCAAGTTTACGTTTTCGATGCTGTTGGTCCTGAAAAG GTTGATGCGGTGTTGTCGCTATTGGGTGGTTCTACTGAGCTCTCTTCTGTGCAGCAGGGGATGGAACTAGCTCAACAGAATCATATG CCTGCTGTTGTAGAATACCAGAACCGCTATAGCCATCCCCAACGGGCACAGTCCTTGGATAGGTTTCGGAAGAAGAGGAATGCTAGATGTTTCGAGAAGAAAGTACGATATGGTGTTCGCCAGGAAGTGGCTTTAAG AATGGCACGTAATAAAGGTCAATTCACCTCTGCAAAAATGAACGACGGGGCTTATAACTCGGGCACAGATCAAGATTCTGCACAAGATGATAGCCGTCCAGAAATATT GTGTACTCATTGCGGCATTAGTTCCAGTTGTACACCAATGATGCGACGTGGCCCCTCAGGCCCCAGAACTCTCTGCAATGCCTGTGGACTCTTTTGGACTAACAGG GGTACATTGAGGGATCTCTCAAAGAGAACAGAAGAGAATCAGATGGCAATAAGACCACCT GTCGAAGGTGGGAGTGGTGCTGATGCTAACAACTCGAACTGTGAACCTGCAACTGTCGAAGGACACGCTGCCTTTGCTAATGGGGATCAATCTAGTATGTTAGGTAATCACTAA
- the LOC108841657 gene encoding geranylgeranyl transferase type-2 subunit alpha 1 has translation MHGRPRKVYKPEEEAASAAKAAKLRALQSQFMSYHHNKIYTKEAVDLSTKLLEINPEAYTAWNYRKLAVEDKLSRIESDPDLVKTILDEELSVVESALKQNFKSYGAWHHRKWVLSKGHSSIGNELRLLDKFQKLDTRNFHAWNYRRFVVELTNRSEQDELQYTDVMIGSDFSNYSAWHNRSVLLSSLLARKVDGFLPNKKIPDEYNLVHDAIFTDEDDQSGWFYHLWLLDQTVNVETPLLTSSWPSHGSCINLSAGCLNDSFSEPGSFPLIIYFNQAVGGVSSSTVTVDTELKGNEDLVWEPVSKKNSQVSCVWVARLKYMSSEPCFRKEYKVKVRIGDSPGIVSSRGCNFSAPYEFIFTAHVHDTLEESQGGIVSWTDGFDIWDAESKDLNSLVNLDQSNAQLDSKWRQEAIAEEIDLFRELPDSKIGKLTLARLLMAKAMISDAAVKGVHYNEILDLYKDLMVLDSSHYQYYKDEHSVALLRKVTSSTEDLSGRLFRYRNMNNSVCLRLNNLSLSRIASVEKLLFVQMLDLSHNELHSTEGLEAMQLLSCLNLSHNRIRSFSALDSLRHLNQLRVLNVSHNHIGEHSVDTTRYLCSSPLSNSECTRDEVGRQMPSLVTKYWDAYFVLRDLNLKQLDITGNAIAGDEFRSFVLQVVPKLVWIDGKKLES, from the exons ATGCACGGCCGTCCAAGGAAGGTTTACAAGCCAGAAGAGGAAGCAGCCTCCGCTGCTAAAGCCGCCAAGCTCCGGGCTCTCCAGTCTCAGTTCATGTCCTATCACCATAACAAAAT TTATACAAAGGAAGCTGTTGACTTGAGCACGAAGCTCTTAGAGATCAATCCGGAGGCGTACACCGCGTGGAACTACCGGAAGCTCGCCGTGGAGGATAAGCTTTCTCGAATCGAGTCTGATCCTGACTTGGTCAAGACTATTCTCGATGAAGAACTTAGTGTG GTAGAAAGTGCTTTGAAGCAGAACTTCAAGTCGTATGGTGCTTGGCATCATCGGAAGTGGGTTTTGAGTAAAGGCCATTCCTCCATAGGGAATGAATTGCGGCTTTTGGATAAATTTCAGAAGCTGGATACCAGGAACTTTCATGCTTGGAACTATCGCAG GTTTGTTGTGGAGCTTACCAATAGGTCAGAACAGGATGAGTTGCAATATACAGACGTTATGATCGGTTCCGATTTCAGCAACTATTCCGCATGGCATAATCGTAG TGTACTTCTTTCAAGTTTGCTTGCAAGAAAGGTTGACGGGTTCTTGCCAAATAAAAAGATTCCTGATGAATATAACCTTGTACATGATGCTATTTTCACGGACGAAGATGACCAAAGTGGGTGGTTTTATCATCTCTGGCTACTTGATCAAACTGTTAATGTGGAGACTCCTCTCCTCACTTCCTCCTGGCCTTCACACGGTTCCTGTATCAATCTATCTGCTGGGTGCTTAAATGACTCTTTTTCTGAGCCGGGTTCTTTTCCACTAATTATTTACTTTAACCAAGCTGTTGGTGGAGTGAGCTCGTCTACTGTTACGGTTGATACTGAACTGAAAGGAAATGAAGACCTTGTTTGGGAACCAGTTTCAAAGAAAAACTCTCAGGTGTCTTGTGTATGGGTTGCTCGTCTTAAATATATGAGTTCAGAACCATGCTTTCGCAAGGAATACAAAGTGAAGGTCAGAATTGGGGACTCTCCAGGAATTGTTTCTTCCAGAGGATGTAACTTCAGCGCTCCTTATGAGTTCATCTTTACAGCGCATGTTCATGACACCCTTGAAGAGTCGCAAGGAGGCATTGTTTCATGGACGGACGGTTTTGACATCTGGGATGCGGAGTCAAAGGATTTGAACTCTCTTGTTAACTTGGATCAATCAAATGCTCAGTTGGATTCTAAATGGCGTCAGGAAGCTATAGCGGAAGAAATTGACTTGTTCCGTGAATTGCCTGACAG CAAAATTGGAAAGCTCACTCTGGCAAGGCTTTTGATGGCTAAAGCTATGATATCGGATGCTGCTGTTAAGGGTGTTCACTATAACGAAATCCTCGACCTGTATAAAGATCTAATGGTGCTGGATTCTTCGCACTATCAGTATTACAAGGATGAGCACAGCGTAGCTTTGCTCCGCAAG GTGACTTCAAGCACTGAAGATTTGTCAGGACGCCTCTTTCGATACAGGAATATGAACAACTCTGTATGTCTACGGTTAAATAACTTATCGTTATCTCGGATAGCCTCTGTCGAGAAGTTGCTGTTTGTCCAAATGTTAGACCTTAGTCACAATGAGCTTCATTCAACTGAAG GATTGGAGGCAATGCAACTTCTCTCTTGCCTAAATCTGAGTCACAACAGAATCCGGAGTTTTTCAGCTCTGGACTCACTGAGACATTTGAATCAGCTGAGAGTGTTGAATGTTTCACACAACCACATCGGTGAGCACTCAGTGGACACAACACGGTACCTTTGTTCTTCACCGCTCTCTAATTCTGAGTGCACTCGGGATGAAGTTGGTAGACAGATGCCTAGTTTGGTCACTAAATACTGGGATGCGTATTTCGTCTTAAGAGATCTGAATCTCAAACAGTTAGATATAACAGGCAACGCAATCGCAGGGGACGAGTTCAGGTCTTTTGTCCTACAGGTTGTGCCAAAGCTTGTATGGATCGATGGCAAGAAACTTGAGAGTTAG
- the LOC108841656 gene encoding serine/threonine-protein kinase CTR1 isoform X2, protein MPHRTTYFFPRQFPDRGFDPFSHKTDDHDKKSSPSSVESFGFESNKPNKEKKKEEEEDLFSSSTFSKSSAVSDLLNGLSDDRISEKKQQQQHLAAFYEWLAEKKAKLSRSSANATTAAGGHVRPTRVSMSSEGDEEREHLLPSSSSSAADSPDSIVAAAASSATSARAVNINERSIDRSFDREVSLPRMSSESSFAGSFFSGTTVDGNFSSFSSPTEARETSTTARVSVTKEEEREGEVNRDHESKEQTLAQKSKEGYYLQVTLARRLSSQANLGGDSVQIQSTETISYRFWVSGCLSYSDKISDGFYSILGMDPYLWLMCNDSEEGKKLPSLVLLKETEPSDTSMEVVLIDRREDSRLKEMEDKAHELYCASENMLVLVEQLGRLVAVYMGGNFQMEQGDLQKRWKLVSNRLKEFRKCIILPIGSLTMGLCRHRAILFKKLADYIGLPCRIARGCRYCKENHQSCCLVKIDDDRKLSREYVVDLIGKPGNVHDPDSSINGGTHCQFSSPLRMSHLTEVSSPCMRSTSPCYTDSKPSCALSESIQGYVHKDIELPDIAETICCAHVEQVCFAKASSVVSTESIVRAALPALDIPKLGEDKIASQETRKEETTLSEDPVENSVIKQGNGDLPVETEIPAEAETTRKDKKGRLPVDAISPFLSIEPSLASDWLEISWDELHIKERVGAGSFGTVHRAEWHGSDVAVKILSIQDFHDDQFREFLREVAIMKRVRHPNVVLFMGAVTDRTRLSIVTEYLPRGSLFRLIHRPASGELLDHRRRLRMALDVAKGLNYLHCLNPPVVHWDLKSPNLLVDKNWTVKVCDFGLSRFKANTFIPSKSVAGTPEWMAPEFLRGEPTNEKSDVYSFGVVLWELITLQQPWNGLSPAQVVGAVAFQNRRLVIPPNTSPVLVSLMEACWADEPAQRPAFGGIVDTLKKLLKSPVQLIQMGGDKGVRDALISS, encoded by the exons ATGCCTCACCGCACGACTTACTTCTTCCCCCGGCAGTTTCCGGATCGTGGTTTCGATCCCTTTTCTCACAAGACCGATGATCACGACAAGAAGTCTTCACCATCCTCCGTGGAGAGTTTTGGTTTCGAGAGTAATAAACCtaacaaggagaagaagaaggaggaagaggaggatcTGTTCTCTTCCTCTACGTTTTCCAAAAGCTCTGCCGTCTCGGATCTCTTGAACGGTCTCTCCGATGATCGCATCTCGGagaagaagcagcagcagcagcatctCGCGGCGTTCTACGAGTGGCTCGCGGAGAAGAAGGCTAAACTCTCTCGCTCCTCTGCCAACGCCACCACCGCAGCGGGAGGACACGTGAGGCCCACGCGTGTGTCTATGTCAAGCGAAGGTGATGAGGAGAGAGAGCATCTGCTTCCTTCGTCGTCCTCCTCGGCTGCTGATTCGCCTGATTCGATCGTCGCGGCGGCGGCGTCTTCTGCTACTTCTGCAAGGGCGGTGAACATTAACGAAAGGAGCATTGACCGGAGCTTCGACAGGGAGGTTTCGCTTCCGAGAATGTCGAGCGAGAGTAGCTTCGCCGGGAGTTTCTTCTCCGGGACGACGGTGGACGGGAACTTCTCGAGTTTCTCGAGTCCGACAGAAGCGAGGGAAACCTCGACGACTGCACGTGTGTCCGTGACAAAGGAGGAGGAACGAGAAGGTGAGGTTAATAGAGATCATGAGAGCAAAGAGCAAACCCTAGCGCAGAAGTCAAAGGAAGGCTATTACTTGCAGGTCACGCTTGCGAGGAGGCTAAGCTCTCAAGCTAATCTTGGTGGTGACTCTGTTCAGATACAGAGCACAGAGACTATCTCTTACCGTTTCtgg gTGAGTGGTTGTTTATCATACAGTGACAAGATATCAGATGGGTTTTACAGCATACTAGGGATGGATCCGTATCTTTGGTTAATGTGTAACGATTCTGAAGAAGGAAAAAAACTACCATCTCTTGTGCTACTCAAGGAGACTGAGCCTAGCGATACATCAATGGAAGTGGTTTTGATAGACAGACGTGAAGATTCTCGTCTTAAAGAAATGGAGGACAAGGCACATGAGCTCTACTGTGCTTCTGAAAACATGTTAGTACTCGTGGAGCAGCTTGGCAGACTCGTTGCTGTTTACATGGG AGGGAACTTCCAGATGGAGCAAGGTGATCTACAGAAGAGATGGAAACTGGTTAGCAATAGACTCAAGGAGTTTCGGAAATGTATTATTCTTCCTATTGGTAGTCTAACCATGGGGCTGTGTCGGCACCGTGCCATCCTATTTAAG AAACTGGCTGATTACATTGGTTTACCATGTCGGATAGCTAGAGGTTGCAGGTACTGTAAAGAGAACCACCAGTCTTGTTGCCTTGTCAAGATCGACGATGACAGGAAGCTTTCAAG GGAATATGTTGTTGACCTCATCGGGAAACCAGGAAATGTCCACGATCCAGACTCTTCTATCAACGGTGGAACACATTGTCAGTTTTCTTCACCTCTTCGGATGAGTCACCTTACAGAAGTTTCAAGCCCTTGCATGCGTAGCACGTCTCCTTGTTACACTGACTCAAAACCTTCATGCGCTCTTTCTGAAAGCATTCAAGGCTATGTACACAAAGACATTGAGTTGCCCGACATTGCAGAGACAATATGTTGTGCTCATGTTGAACAAGTTTGCTTCGCTAAAGCGTCTTCAGTGGTCTCGACGGAATCTATTGTTCGAGCTGCTCTACCCGCTCTTGATATACCAAAACTCGGTGAAGACAAGATTGCCTCGCAAGAAACTCGCAAAGAGGAGACAACTCTGTCAGAAGATCCAGTTGAGAACAGTGTCATCAAGCAGGGGAATGGAGATTTACCAGTTGAGACAGAGATACCAGCTGAAGCTGAGACGACTCGAAAAGATAAAAAAGGAAGGTTACCTGTTGATGCTATCTCGCCATTCTTGAGTATTGAGCCTTCTTTGGCATCAGACTGGCTTGAGATCTCGTGGGATGAGTTGCATATCAAAGAGCGTGTGGGTGCTGGTTCATTTGGAACTGTTCATCGCGCTGAGTGGCATGGATCA GATGTCGCtgtcaaaattttatctattcaAGACTTCCATGATGACCAGTTCAGAGAGTTTCTAAGAGAG GTTGCAATAATGAAACGTGTGCGTCACCCAAATGTTGTTCTATTCATGGGTGCTGTCACAGATCGAACCCGTTTGTCGATAGTAACAGAGTATTTGCCAAG GGGCAGTCTTTTTAGGCTCATTCATAGGCCAGCATCTGGAGAGTTGCTAGATCATAGGAGGAGGCTACGTATGGCGTTGGATgtg GCAAAAGGGCTCAACTACCTACACTGTCTTAATCCTCCTGTAGTGCATTGGGACCTGAAATCACCAAATCTACTGGTTGATAAGAACTGGACAGTTAAG GTTTGCGATTTTGGACTGTCAAGATTCAAGGCAAACACTTTCATACCATCAAAATCTGTTGCAGGAACA CCTGAGTGGATGGCTCCGGAGTTTCTTAGAGGGGAGCCGACAAATGAAAAATCAGATGTTTACAGTTTTGGAGTTGTCCTATGGGAGTTGATTACTCTGCAGCAGCCTTGGAATGGGCTCAGTCCTGCTCAG GTGGTTGGAGCTGTAGCATTCCAGAACAGGAGGCTTGTAATCCCTCCCAATACATCTCCTGTTTTGGTGTCTCTAATGGAAGCTTGCTGGGCAGATGAGCCGGCTCAGCGGCCAGCATTTGGTGGCATTGTGGACACACTGAAGAAGCTACTAAAGTCTCCAGTGCAGCTGATCCAAATGGGTGGAGACAAAGGG GTGCGAGATGCGTTGATTAGCTCCTGA